TGCGCCCGTGCGACTTCATCCAGATCACCATCTGCACGATCAGCACGCACGCGACCAGCACCATCGCGGTCTGGAAATAATCCTGCGCATCGCCCGACAGCACTTCGGTGAAGCCGACCAGCGCGGCGCCCAGGCCGATCGCGGCCAGAATGCCTGCTGCCACGCCCGCCCACAGATACGGGAGACCGTGACGCGCCTGTTCGTCGCCATTCTTCAGCCACGCGTACAGAATGCCGACGACGAGCAGCGCCTCGACGCTTTCCCGCCAAACGATGAACACTACCTGACCCATCGAAACCTCCAACAACTTCAGTGGACGCCGCGCGTCCGTGTTACGGCTCGTGCTGCCGCGACGTCATTTGGCGACGATCACGCCCTGCGCCTGCTGATGGAAATCATCAAAGAACTTGTAGGTGCCGGGATCGAGCGGAGCGATCACGACCACCGATTCGGCGCCCGGCGCCAGAACCTTTTCCTTACGCAACTCGACACTTTCGAATTCCGCCGCGCCCTTACCCGTGTTCTTCACTTCGATCCGGATGCGCTTGCCCGCAGGCACTTCGATACGCGCCGGCGTCAGCTTGCCGTCCGTCATTTCGAGCTTGAACGTCACGGCTTCCTCTGCGGCGTGCGCCACGCCGAAGAACGATGCCGCCATCGCGAGAACGGCAAGCTTCTGATTGACTCTCATGCACCCTTCCTAAAAATGCGGCGCGCTCTTACGCGCCGCGCACTGCCGCTCGTCGCGGCATCAGGGATCGCGATGCGATCGATACCGATCAGTAACCGCCCTTCTTGCCGATGCCCGCGAACGTGAAGTCGTATTCGAGCGTGAACGGCTTGAACCACGGGCCCACGCCCGTTTCCTTGTCGACGTGACGGCCGAACGCCATGTGGCCTTCCTGCATCGGCGGTTCCACGATCAGCTTCAGGTGATACTTGCCCGGGCCGGCGAGCTTGACGTTGTCGCCGTAGTGCGGGCCGTCGTCGGCAACCATCGCCATCAGGTCGCCCTTCTGGTCGTAGCTCGAACCCGGCTTCGTCAGTTCGTAGTGCACCTGCAGATAAGGCATCCAGTCGCCTTCTGCGAACCCGGTCGGATTCTTCTTGACTGCGTGGATGTCGGCCTCGAGGTGAACGTCGGAATCCGACGCCTTGCGCATCATGCCTTCCGGGTCCATCGTGATGGGCTGCAGATAGACGGCGCCAACTTCCATCCCGCCGCGGATCTGCTGCTTGCCGATCGGATATTCAGCGGCCGACGCCGACATCGCGGCAACGGCAGCGAGGGCAGCTACTCCGCCGCTCAAGATTGAC
The DNA window shown above is from Paraburkholderia sp. PGU19 and carries:
- a CDS encoding cupredoxin domain-containing protein; amino-acid sequence: MRVNQKLAVLAMAASFFGVAHAAEEAVTFKLEMTDGKLTPARIEVPAGKRIRIEVKNTGKGAAEFESVELRKEKVLAPGAESVVVIAPLDPGTYKFFDDFHQQAQGVIVAK
- a CDS encoding iron transporter gives rise to the protein MRVSSILSGGVAALAAVAAMSASAAEYPIGKQQIRGGMEVGAVYLQPITMDPEGMMRKASDSDVHLEADIHAVKKNPTGFAEGDWMPYLQVHYELTKPGSSYDQKGDLMAMVADDGPHYGDNVKLAGPGKYHLKLIVEPPMQEGHMAFGRHVDKETGVGPWFKPFTLEYDFTFAGIGKKGGY